The Deltaproteobacteria bacterium genomic interval CGGTCGGGCCTGAAGACGAAGCAAGACGCTCGAACTGAAGACCGCTGATGACGTCTTTTATTTTACCGTACCCGTACTCGCCAAAACGCTCGTTTGGCATAAGCTCATAGCCCGTTGCAACCACTATGGCCCCGACCTTTTCTTCTATATACTCATCCTTCTGCTCGTAGTTTATGGACTTGGGGCCGCAGACCTTCGCGCATATGCCGCACTTGCCGCTTTTTAGCATCGGGCAGTTCGGCGCGTCGATGACCGGAATATTGGGCACCGACTGCGGGAAAGGCGTGTATATGACCTTTCTTTTATTTAGCCCGAGCTCGAACTCGCTGCCTGCCTTGAACGGGCACTTCTCCATGCACTCGCCGCAGCCCGTGCATGTTGACTCGTCCACATACCTGGCCTTCTTCTTTATCTTAACGGTGAAATTGCCGATGTAGCCGTCTACCTTCTCGACCTCGGAGTACGTATAGAGCGTGATGTTCTCGTTAAGCTCGACCTCGACCATCTTTGGCGTAAGGATGCACTGCGAGCAGTCCATCGTCGGGAAGGTCTCGGAGAGCCTTGCCATGTTGCCGCCAATCGACGGCTCTTTTTCTACAAGTACTACCTCTCTGCCGCCCTCTGCTATATCGAGCGCTGCCTGTATGCCGGCGATGCCGCCGCCAACAACAAGGGCGCGCTTATTTACGGGTATCGATATCTTCTTTAGAGGCCTGTTCCGCTTTAGCCTCTCTATCGTCATCCTGGTTAAGTCTATGCTCTTTACCGTTCCGGTCTTCTTCGTTTCGTCGTGATGAACCCAGGAGCACTGCTCCCTAATGTTCGCGATTTCGCACTTATAAGGATTTAGCCCTGCTGCCTCGCTTGCCTTCCTGAAAGTCTTCTCATGCATGTGCGGAGAACAGGCAGAAACGACAACGCCGTCAAGGTTATTGTCCTTTATGGCGTTCCTAAGCATTTCCTGGCCCGGTGCCGAGCACATAAACTTATAGCTGCAGGTATAGACCACCCCCGGAAGTTCGCCCATCTCCTTGGCAACGTCCTTGGTCTCGACCGTTGATTCTATGTTGTTGCCGCACTGGCAAACGAATACGCCTATCCTCGGCATAATGCTACCTCGCTTCCTTACCTGTGGTTACAAGCGGCGCCTTTACCCAGGCCGCATCCTTACGCTTGAATAGCGCCATCCATTTTTCTCCATCAGGGATGCCGTTCTTATCCCTTGGCACGCCCTTTACCCCGTCTCCCCAATAATATCTGTGCATGTTGTCCAATCTTACAAAACCTTCCATCGAATAATTCTTTCCTATATAATCGCCAGACCAGTCGAATATGTTCCTAATGCCGTTATCCTGCCCGTTATACCAACCGAACCTGGTCCACGCCAAAACCAGGAACCCTGGCTTTTTTCCCTCTATCTGCTCCGTAACCTCGCGCTGCATGGCGTCGGCATATTTATGCCTCTCCGTGAGCGGATACATATATACATAGCTTGTGGCGCTCTTTCTGCCGGAATAAAAAAGTATCTGCGGCTCCGAGCCCAGTATCGCCACGGTATCGTCGTTAGCAGTATTTTTCTTTATCTGCTCCGCAAAAACAACGGCCTCGGCATAAGGCTGCCCCTGATAGATGCCGGATGGCAACAACTCAGGAGGCCATACAAACAGATAATTCCAGCCGCTGTAGAACAACTGCCCGAAGACAAGCACTGCCACGAACACGGAAACCATTTTTTTTTTAGCCCCGGAGAATACTCCCTCCAGCGCAGCCAATCCGATTGCACATAATATCGCAACTGCCGGAACCAGCAACAAAAAATAATGGCTTCTGAAATACAGACCCGGGCAAACCGAAAAAAACGAGAACAAAAAAAACAACGCGGCATACGGATATATCGCCCTTACGCTCTTGTCCCATAACGGGGCAACCAACCCTATCACAAACAACAGAAAAACAAACGGATAAAAGCTGGCCGCCATCTTCACTATCACTGCCAGCATGCTCGCTCCTCGCGACAGCGGCACCATGGAGACGTAGCTTCTGGCGTAATCGAATGTCCAGAACCAGAACTTATCGAATGTTCCGGCCGCCACGTACACAAGACATACGGCCACAAACGGAAGCACGGCACCGAGAGCGCAGTACACGCCGTCGCCAAACCGTTTTGTCATTACGGCTTTGTCTCCGCGCGCGGCATAAAACCTCCACAAAAGACATGCCGCGGCGAACAGTATAAAAAACAACGCATGCTGCTTTACTATATACCCGACGCCAAGCAGAAGGCCGCCAAGAAAAAAGTACAGCCTCTTTTCCTTCTCGGCGGCAATAAGTATCAGTATAAGGCCGCCAAGCACAAAAGGCAGTACAAAATGCTCGGCATTGGCCGTAAAACCAAGGAACATATGGCCCATTGATAAAACCGCAAACACGGCGGCCGCAACAAGACCGGCCATTTCGCCTCTGAGCCTGCGCGCAAGCAAAAACACAAGCGCCGTGCTTACGGCGCTAACAAAAAGCAGCCCGAGCCGCACGCCGCCAACGGTTTCTCCGAACACGCCCATGATAAGCGCATATATCACATGTATGCCCGGAAGCTTCACCGTATACATCTGCTCATATGGCAGAATGCCCTGGAGAAGAAGCCAGCCGCCGTAGGCATACTCGCCCTCGTCTCTCTCGAAGGGCACGTTTAAGTAACGCAGCCTGGCATAGAACACCGCCGCAATTACCGCAAACGCCACACCACGGAAAACGTAGCGCTCGATATCAATATTGTTACGCATTGTATCCATCGTTAAATACATACCGACTATCCTACCTCGGCTCGTACCCTGCTTTCTTTAACCTCGAAGCTGCCCTTACAATATCTTCCTTCGAAAAAATATCCTGAAACTTTAGAGCAACCGCCTCTATCGAAAGATCCAGCCTGCCCCTCTCTGCCAGAAGGTTGAATGTCAGCATGGGCTCGTCTATGCCCATAACACCTCTACAGACCTCCATAACGCTTCCGGTCTGGTCAACCATCTTCCAGAACCGCACGGGATTACACCCCATGCGCTTTGATTCGTTCATTACCTCTTCTATCGCTGCCTCGAACTCCGCTATGCGCTCGGCGCTCACGGCTTATACACCCTTCTCCTTAAGAAGCGGCCTCGCATCCCACTTATTCTTTTCGAACTCAAGCATCTTCTCATCCTGCCCGAGCGCGAGACCCAGAAGCTGCGTAAAGTATACTACCGGCACGGTCTTCCCGACCGACTTTGCCTGCGCTGTCTCGAGGTTATACTGGCAAAGCGGACAGCTCGTCACTATCATCTCTGCTCCCATGCCAACTGCCGATTCTATGACACTTCCGGAGAGCTTCTCCACCACATCTGCCCTGTCCATGGCAAGGTGCGCGCCGCAGCATTCTATCTTATTCGGGAAGTCTATCGGCTCCGCGCCAAGTGCCTTCATAAGATTTTCGATAATAACCGGTGCTTCGTGGTTATCTATGCCGACTTCCTTGGCAGGCCTAAGGAGCATGCAGCCGTAGTACGCAGCAGCCTTTATGCCCTTAAGCGGCCTCTTTACAGCGGCCTTTACCTTGTCGAAACCAACGTCGTCCCTAAGCACTTCAAGATAGTGGACGATATTCAGGCTTGCGTCGTACTCTTCTTCTATGAACCCATTTACGACCGAACGCTTTTCCTTATCGCCCTTTAGCGCATGGTTCGTTCTCTTTAAAACATTATAACAAACGCTGCAAAGTGTCGTTACCTTCTCTCCTGCCTTCCTAGCAAGGGACAACACCTTTGCAGGGGCTGTAAGCGCCATCACATTATCTGGAGTCAGAGGAAATGTCGCGCCGCAGCAGTTCCACTGGCGAAGCTCCTCAAGCTCGAAGCCTAAGGCCCTCGAGGACTCCTTTGCCGAAAGGTCAAAGCCTTTGGCAACTGTATTCAAAGTGCATCCTGGATAGTACGGTATCTTCATTTATAGTTATCTGTTATCCGTTATCGGTTACCGGTTACAGGTTATCGGTGGTCAAATATTTCCGACAACCATCCTTCGACAATTTTTCTATCAGCTTACGAACTTTCTAAAGCCGCACACGATTGCCTGCTGCGGCGCTTTCTTTATGAAAGACGCGGCCATATCGCCGATCTCGTCGTGGTTCGTGCCTTTTCTAAGCACTATCTGCCTAAGTCCCTCGAAAAAGCTTGCAGCGCTTACGGACTTAGGGCACCTCGAATAACACTGCAGGCATCCCACACACACCCACATGGAGGTCGACTTCATGACATCTTCGTATTTACCAAGCTGCAGCATACGTATCATCTTGCTTGGCGGCAGATCCATTGCATAGCTTACCGGGCACCCGGCCGAGCAGTTACCGCACTGGTAGCACTTCTTACTATCCTCGCCGCTTACCCTCTCGACATGCTCGATGTCGCCGGAGTGAAGCTCCTCGTTGGATAATTTCATCTTCATGACGCTCTCCTGTACTTCTCTATACCTGCCTTAAAAAGGTCGCCGCCACTGCAATCATTTACGACTATTGCCGGAAAGTCCTCGACCGTAAGCTTTCGTATTGCCTCTGCGCCAAGGTCTTCATACGCTATTATCTCGGCCTTCTTTATGCTCTTTCTTATAAGTGCGGCTGCGCCTCCGACCGCCGCAAAGTACACGGCCTTGTGCTTTTTCATGGCCTCCAGCACCGCGTCGTTTCTCTGGCCTTTTCCTATGGTGCCCTTTAGCCCGAGTTCAAGTAGCCGCGGCGTGTACGCGTCCATCCTGCCGCTAGTCGTAGGCCCTGCAGCCCCGATAACCTCTCCGGGCTTTTCCGGCGTGGGGCCGACATAATATATGAGCTGGCCCTTCAAGTCAAATGGCAATTTTTCGCCCTTATCGAGAAGCTCGATAAGGCGCTTATGCGCCGCATCCCTGGCCGTATATATGACGCCACTTATAAGGACCTTATCCCCGGCCTTAAGCTTTTCAACGTCCGCATCGGAGAGCGGCGTTGTTATTTTCTTCATTTCCGACATGTCGATTTCCGGTTATCTGTTATCGGTTATCTGTTATCGGTCATAGGTTATCCTGTTGCTTTTACCGTTCACGGATAACCGTCCACCGATAACTTCTTTATAACACCGTTTCCTTATGCCTGTCTGCGTGGCACTGTATGTTTATCGCGACCGGAAGGCTTGCTATGTGGCAGGGGTAGGTCTCCACATGCACGGCAAGGGCCGTAACAGTGCCGCCAAAGCCCATTGGCCCGATACCTAAGCCGTTTATCTTTTGAAGAAGCTCCGCCTCGAGCACGGCTATGTCGGCCTTCTTATTCGAATTGCCAAGCGGCCTCAGTAACGCCTCCTTTGCAAGGAGCGCGGCCTTCTCGAAGTTCCCGCCTATGCCCACACCTACGACTATCGGAGGGCAGGGATTACCGCCGCCGTTCTTTATCGTGTCGATGACAAAGGCCTTTATGCCCTCGATACCTTCTGCGGGCTTTAGCATCCGAAGCGCGCTCATGTTCTCGCTTCCTGCGCCCTTTGGTGCGTACTTGATTTTCAATTTATCGCCCGGGACCGCCCTTACGTGTATGACAGCGGGCGTATTGTCGCCGGAGTTCTTTCTTGAGAGCGGGTCGCAAACGGACTTTCTAAGAAACCCTTCTGTATAGCCCTTTCTAACGCCCTCGTTTATCGCATCCTCGAGAGAACCGTCCACCATAACGTCCTTGCCCATCTCGACAAAGAACACGGAAACGCCTGTGTCCTGGCACATCGGGACTTTTTCGCGCCTCGCGATATTGAAGTTCTCTATTATCTGCTCGAGGACTTCCTTGCCAAGCGGCGACTCTTCCTTTTTAAGCGCGCCGTCGAGGGCAGAGACGACATCGGGCTCCAAGTCCGTTGCCGCGCTTATGCAAAGGTCTCTTACCCTGGCTGTTATATCCGATGCTTTTACGGTCTTCAAGAAATTCCTCTATTAAGCCAAGCGCCAAAAACGCGCTCTATCAAAGTTTAAGTTCCGCTATGAGGGCCTTGATTGCGCCGACCGAATGGTCGAAGGCCGCTCTTTCTTCCTTATCGAGCTCTATCTGTATGATTTCCTCGACCCCCTTGGAGCCGAGTCTTACGGGCACGCCCACGAACACGCCGTCGAGCTTATACTTGCCCTTACAGTACGCGGCGCAGGGCATTATCCTCTTCTTGTCCTTAATGATGGCCTCGACCATCTCGGCTGCTGCGGCTGACGGGGCGTAGTACGCGCTGCCTGTCTTAAGAAGCGCAACTATCTCGCCTCCCGCGGTCTTTGTGCGCTGCATGATATCGTCCATGCGCGCGTTGCTTATGAACTGGGTAACGGGAATGCCGGAAACCGTCGAATACCTCTTAAGCGGCACCATCTCGTCTGCGTGTCCGCCAATCACCATGGCGTGCACGTCCTCGACCGAGGCGTTAAGCTCCATTGCAAGGAATGCCCGAAGCCTTGCGCTATCGAGCGCCCCTGCCATGCCGATAACGCGCTCTGGCGGGAATCCGCTCTCCTTCCACGCCACATGCACCATGACGTCGAGAGGATTGGTTACTATTATAAGGATTGCGTTCGGGGAGTGTTTTGCGATCTCGCCGACAATGGATTTTAGTATCTCGGTGTTCTTTACGATAAGGTCGCTTCTGCTCATGCCGGGCTTTCTCGCAAGCCCCGCAGTGATGACAACGACGTCGCTTCCTGCTGTATCGGAGTAATCGTTTGAGCCGGAAATGTTCGAATCGAACTTCTCGACAGTGGAGGCCTGCATCATGTCAAGGGACTTGCCCTGCGGCATGCCGTCCAGGATATCGACAAGCACGACGTCGCCAAGCTCCTTTTGCGCTATCCAGAGCGCGGTATTTGCGCCGACATTGCCGGAGCCAACGACCGTAATTTTCTTACGCGCCATAGCGCCTCCCTAACAAAAAGTAATGACACAACCGCCGCTAACACTACCCAAACAGGGCGGCCCTGTGAAAAAAAATCCCTTGTGCCATACGGCTCGGCACAAGGCCTACTGTATACTGTATCCAAAAAAAGAAGCACTGTCAAGCATAAGAATGAGTAAAAAATACGCCCTCACCCACCCCCTGCACAACCGCTTGATATACCGACAAAATAGTGATAAATTATGGCGCATGGAGAACGGTTCCCTAAATGATGTGGCCGGCAAAACGGCGTCAAACGAACACTTTGCCGCAAACCTTAGTGCCGTAATATTCCTGGCAATAGCCGTAATCATTACCGCAGCCACGTTCTCCCGTAACGCTGTATGGAAAAACGAAATATCTCTCTGGAACGACATAACGAAAAAAAGCCAATCCAAGCCGCGCGGGTTTACTAACCTCGGCATGGTGCTTGCCAGGCACGGGTACATAAAGGAATCACTCACGGTTCTTGAGCGCGCCGCAGCCATACACCCCGATTACCCGGAGCTCTACAACAACCTCGGCAATGCCTACAGCATGAACGGCAGATACCCTGAGGCCGTGAACGCGTACAAGAAGGCACTCGAAAAAACGCCGAACAGGCCGGATACGCGCTTCAACCTCGCGCACGCGTACATAAAAACCGGACAAAAAGACAGCGCTATAAAGGAACTCTTAGAGGTCGTGCGCCTAAACCCCTCGGACTACGAAGCAGCGTACATGCTAAGGACGCTGAAAGACAATTAACCCGGTACGCGCACAAGAACAACAAACTCTGCCGGCTGACAAGAACATGCCTGTGAAAAACAAAATCCTGATAACAACAGCAATCATAATCATAGCGGCTGCGGCATACATGGCATTCACCGTGCACTCGGGCCTCCACGGCGCGCTAAAGGACGGCAGCCTCGTACGCGCGCGCATCCTCGTCGCTATCGGCGCTGACGTAAACTCAAGAGACGCACAAGGGCAGGCCCCTCTCCACATTGCCGCCGCAAAGAATGACACAACAATGGCCACGCTCCTTATAGCCGGGAACGCCGATGTTAACGCAAAGGACGCGCGCGGCCAGACGCCTCTGCATACGGCGGCAAAACACGGCAACACGGACACGGCAAGGCTACTCATCGAGAGCGGCGCGGATATAGACGCTCACGACAATAGCGGCAACTCGGCAGCAGCAATTGCCGCAAACACAGGCAATAAAGATGTTGCCCGGCTGCTTATTACAAAAAAATATAATC includes:
- a CDS encoding CoB--CoM heterodisulfide reductase iron-sulfur subunit A family protein, with the translated sequence MPRIGVFVCQCGNNIESTVETKDVAKEMGELPGVVYTCSYKFMCSAPGQEMLRNAIKDNNLDGVVVSACSPHMHEKTFRKASEAAGLNPYKCEIANIREQCSWVHHDETKKTGTVKSIDLTRMTIERLKRNRPLKKISIPVNKRALVVGGGIAGIQAALDIAEGGREVVLVEKEPSIGGNMARLSETFPTMDCSQCILTPKMVEVELNENITLYTYSEVEKVDGYIGNFTVKIKKKARYVDESTCTGCGECMEKCPFKAGSEFELGLNKRKVIYTPFPQSVPNIPVIDAPNCPMLKSGKCGICAKVCGPKSINYEQKDEYIEEKVGAIVVATGYELMPNERFGEYGYGKIKDVISGLQFERLASSSGPTGGAIKRPSDGKTPETIVFIQCVGSRDEAKGVSYCSKICCMYTAKHTMLYKHKVHHGQAYVFYMDIRSGGKRYEEFTRRAIEHEGAMYLRGRVSRVYEKNGKIMVQGADTIAGTQVEIEADMVVLATALVSRKGADTFAQKLGIGYDKHLFYNEYHPKLKPVETVTAGVFLSGTCVGPMDIPESVCMGSAAASKVLALFSADRMAREPIVAGVNKSTCNACWDCYTACPYSAIEKDEVKDRQGKTVKWLARVNEGVCQGCGVCVAACRSKAIDLAGYTDEQVFAAINAF
- a CDS encoding glycosyltransferase family 39 protein, with the protein product MRNNIDIERYVFRGVAFAVIAAVFYARLRYLNVPFERDEGEYAYGGWLLLQGILPYEQMYTVKLPGIHVIYALIMGVFGETVGGVRLGLLFVSAVSTALVFLLARRLRGEMAGLVAAAVFAVLSMGHMFLGFTANAEHFVLPFVLGGLILILIAAEKEKRLYFFLGGLLLGVGYIVKQHALFFILFAAACLLWRFYAARGDKAVMTKRFGDGVYCALGAVLPFVAVCLVYVAAGTFDKFWFWTFDYARSYVSMVPLSRGASMLAVIVKMAASFYPFVFLLFVIGLVAPLWDKSVRAIYPYAALFFLFSFFSVCPGLYFRSHYFLLLVPAVAILCAIGLAALEGVFSGAKKKMVSVFVAVLVFGQLFYSGWNYLFVWPPELLPSGIYQGQPYAEAVVFAEQIKKNTANDDTVAILGSEPQILFYSGRKSATSYVYMYPLTERHKYADAMQREVTEQIEGKKPGFLVLAWTRFGWYNGQDNGIRNIFDWSGDYIGKNYSMEGFVRLDNMHRYYWGDGVKGVPRDKNGIPDGEKWMALFKRKDAAWVKAPLVTTGKEAR
- a CDS encoding CoB--CoM heterodisulfide reductase iron-sulfur subunit B family protein produces the protein MKIPYYPGCTLNTVAKGFDLSAKESSRALGFELEELRQWNCCGATFPLTPDNVMALTAPAKVLSLARKAGEKVTTLCSVCYNVLKRTNHALKGDKEKRSVVNGFIEEEYDASLNIVHYLEVLRDDVGFDKVKAAVKRPLKGIKAAAYYGCMLLRPAKEVGIDNHEAPVIIENLMKALGAEPIDFPNKIECCGAHLAMDRADVVEKLSGSVIESAVGMGAEMIVTSCPLCQYNLETAQAKSVGKTVPVVYFTQLLGLALGQDEKMLEFEKNKWDARPLLKEKGV
- a CDS encoding 4Fe-4S dicluster domain-containing protein, which codes for MKMKLSNEELHSGDIEHVERVSGEDSKKCYQCGNCSAGCPVSYAMDLPPSKMIRMLQLGKYEDVMKSTSMWVCVGCLQCYSRCPKSVSAASFFEGLRQIVLRKGTNHDEIGDMAASFIKKAPQQAIVCGFRKFVS
- a CDS encoding Fe-S-containing hydro-lyase — its product is MSEMKKITTPLSDADVEKLKAGDKVLISGVIYTARDAAHKRLIELLDKGEKLPFDLKGQLIYYVGPTPEKPGEVIGAAGPTTSGRMDAYTPRLLELGLKGTIGKGQRNDAVLEAMKKHKAVYFAAVGGAAALIRKSIKKAEIIAYEDLGAEAIRKLTVEDFPAIVVNDCSGGDLFKAGIEKYRRAS
- a CDS encoding fumarate hydratase, with amino-acid sequence MKTVKASDITARVRDLCISAATDLEPDVVSALDGALKKEESPLGKEVLEQIIENFNIARREKVPMCQDTGVSVFFVEMGKDVMVDGSLEDAINEGVRKGYTEGFLRKSVCDPLSRKNSGDNTPAVIHVRAVPGDKLKIKYAPKGAGSENMSALRMLKPAEGIEGIKAFVIDTIKNGGGNPCPPIVVGVGIGGNFEKAALLAKEALLRPLGNSNKKADIAVLEAELLQKINGLGIGPMGFGGTVTALAVHVETYPCHIASLPVAINIQCHADRHKETVL
- the mdh gene encoding malate dehydrogenase: MARKKITVVGSGNVGANTALWIAQKELGDVVLVDILDGMPQGKSLDMMQASTVEKFDSNISGSNDYSDTAGSDVVVITAGLARKPGMSRSDLIVKNTEILKSIVGEIAKHSPNAILIIVTNPLDVMVHVAWKESGFPPERVIGMAGALDSARLRAFLAMELNASVEDVHAMVIGGHADEMVPLKRYSTVSGIPVTQFISNARMDDIMQRTKTAGGEIVALLKTGSAYYAPSAAAAEMVEAIIKDKKRIMPCAAYCKGKYKLDGVFVGVPVRLGSKGVEEIIQIELDKEERAAFDHSVGAIKALIAELKL
- a CDS encoding tetratricopeptide repeat protein; amino-acid sequence: MENGSLNDVAGKTASNEHFAANLSAVIFLAIAVIITAATFSRNAVWKNEISLWNDITKKSQSKPRGFTNLGMVLARHGYIKESLTVLERAAAIHPDYPELYNNLGNAYSMNGRYPEAVNAYKKALEKTPNRPDTRFNLAHAYIKTGQKDSAIKELLEVVRLNPSDYEAAYMLRTLKDN